From the Lathyrus oleraceus cultivar Zhongwan6 chromosome 4, CAAS_Psat_ZW6_1.0, whole genome shotgun sequence genome, one window contains:
- the LOC127074943 gene encoding putative pentatricopeptide repeat-containing protein At4g17915 → MVTRLSTKFMNICISSMCKSKQLLKAEVVLIDAIKLGVLPDTVTYNTLVDAYCRFVSIDAGYTVLNRMKEAGINPNVVSYNSVMSGAVRKCLLSKPLQLFDEMLQSGIHPSVWSYNILIHCLFRLGRPDEGYRVFKDIVERAEMYPTMATYNVMINGLCKHGYVHNALMLFRNLQRHGFVPYVLTYNAMINGLCKARRLADARRVLREFCDYGYEPNAITYTTVMKCCFRCGRLEQGLEILSEMRRKGYTFDGFAYCTVVAALVKTGRIEEVDEIAGKMTSNGLVPDLASYNTMINLFCRQGKFDEALKLVDEIEKQGLKCDQYTHTIIIHGLCKIGNFVGAEKHLDYMKSLGFGFNLVAFNCMLDCLGKAGHIDQAVKVFDSMEVKDSFTYTILVHNLCRAKKFLFASKLLVACLKSGFQILRATQRAVINGLCTAGFVNEARKVKSKIRTARLMR, encoded by the exons ATGGTTACTCGATTatcaacaaaattcatgaacatttGCATATCCTCAATGTGCAAATCGAAGCAATTACTAAAAGCCGAAGTCGTTTTAATAGACGCCATTAAACTAGGAGTACTCCCTGATACTGTTACATACAACACGTTAGTCGATGCTTATTGTCGTTTTGTCAGCATCGATGCAGGTTACACTGTTCTCAATAGAATGAAAGAAGCAGGGATTAACCCTAATGTTGTTTCTTATAATTCAGTGATGTCAGGTGCTGTTAGAAAATGTTTATTATCGAAACCCCTCCAACTGTTCGACGAAATGCTTCAATCAGGAATACACCCGAGTGTCTGgagttataatattttaattCATTGTTTGTTTAGGCTTGGTAGACCGGACGAAGGGTATCGTGTTTTCAAGGATATAGTCGAGCGCGCTGAAATGTATCCTACGATGGCGACATATAATGTTATGATTAACGGGCTGTGCAAACACGGGTATGTTCATAATGCTCTTATGTTGTTTAGGAACTTGCAGCGTCACGGGTTTGTTCCTTATGTGTTGACTTATAATGCGATGATTAATGGGTTATGTAAGGCTAGGAGGTTGGCGGATGCGAGGAGGGTGTTACGTGAGTTTTGTGATTATGGTTATGAACCGAATGCAATTACTTATACCACGGTTATGAAGTGTTGTTTTCGGTGCGGGAGGTTGGAGCAAGGGTTGGAGATTTTGTCGGAGATGAGGAGGAAAGGTTATACGTTTGATGGATTTGCTTATTGTACTGTGGTTGCTGCGTTGGTGAAGACCGGAAGGATTGAAGAAGTGGATGAGATTGCTGGGAAGATGACGAGTAATGGTTTGGTGCCTGATCTTGCTTCATATAATACGATGATAAACCTTTTCTGTAGGCAAGGTAAGTTCGATGAGGCGTTGAAGTTGGTGGATGAGATAGAGAAACAAGGACTGAAATGTGATCAGTATACGCACACGATTATAATCCATGGATTATGTAAGATTGGCAATTTCGTTGGTGCCGAGAAGCATTTGGATTACATGAAGTCATTGGGTTTTGGTTTTAATTTGGTGGCATTTAACTGCATGCTTGATTGTTTGGGTAAAGCTGGTCATATTGATCAAGCAGTGAAAGTTTTTGATAGTATGGAGGTTAAAGATTCTTTCACTTATACTATCTTGGTGCATAAC CTTTGCAGGGCAAAGAAGTTCCTTTTTGCTTCCAAGCTTTTGGTTGCTTGTTTGAAATCTGGTTTTCAGATCTTAAGGGCTACTCAAAGAGCTGTTATTAATGGCCTCTGTACCGCTGGTTTTGTCAATGAAGCCAGGAAAGTTAAGTCGAAAATCCGGACGGCTCGATTGATGCGTTGA